A section of the Flavobacterium sp. CG_23.5 genome encodes:
- a CDS encoding VF530 family DNA-binding protein: protein MENSKSKDPLHGITLLRILEQLVEHYGFDTLGELIKIKCFTDNPSIKSSLTFLRKTEWARKQVEELYIQSLPKFIK, encoded by the coding sequence ATGGAAAATTCAAAATCAAAAGATCCTCTTCACGGAATCACTTTACTAAGAATCTTGGAACAATTAGTGGAACATTATGGATTTGATACTTTGGGAGAATTAATTAAAATTAAATGTTTTACGGATAATCCTAGCATAAAATCTTCGTTAACTTTCCTACGAAAAACAGAGTGGGCCAGAAAGCAAGTCGAAGAATTATATATTCAATCCTTGCCTAAATTCATAAAATAG
- a CDS encoding carbon-nitrogen hydrolase codes for MPNKKYKIAVIQLNLNDVAENNLKKCLSWVRDAASQGAEVISLPELYSSHYFCQSEDVDNFALAEPLYSTSFIAFSALAKELGVVIIVPFFEKRMAGIYHNSAYIIDTDGSEAGLYRKMHIPDDPHFYEKFYFTPGDLGFKTIPTKKGKIGTLICWDQWYPEAARLTALKGAEVLFYPTAIGWHPGEKDEYGVNQHGAWMSVMKGHAVANGVYVAAANRIGLEQYLPDTDGIQFWGSSFIAGPQGEILAQASHDKEEILIAEVDLDLQENVRQNWPFFRDRRIDAFGDITKRAID; via the coding sequence ATGCCGAATAAAAAATATAAAATAGCAGTTATTCAATTGAACCTTAACGACGTTGCCGAAAACAACCTTAAGAAGTGTTTGAGCTGGGTACGCGATGCTGCCAGTCAAGGCGCCGAGGTCATTTCGTTACCGGAATTATACAGCAGTCATTATTTCTGTCAGAGCGAAGATGTAGACAATTTTGCATTAGCAGAACCTTTATACAGCACTTCGTTTATTGCTTTTAGCGCTTTGGCAAAAGAATTGGGCGTAGTAATCATTGTTCCTTTTTTCGAAAAAAGAATGGCAGGAATTTACCACAACAGTGCATACATAATTGATACAGATGGATCTGAAGCCGGATTGTATCGAAAAATGCACATTCCTGATGATCCGCATTTTTATGAAAAATTTTATTTTACGCCTGGCGATTTGGGTTTCAAAACGATTCCAACCAAAAAAGGAAAAATAGGAACACTAATTTGTTGGGATCAATGGTATCCTGAAGCAGCAAGACTGACCGCTTTAAAAGGAGCTGAAGTGTTATTTTACCCAACAGCAATTGGATGGCATCCAGGAGAAAAAGATGAATACGGAGTAAACCAGCATGGAGCTTGGATGAGTGTCATGAAAGGACATGCGGTTGCTAATGGTGTTTATGTTGCAGCAGCAAATAGAATAGGTTTAGAGCAATATTTACCTGATACCGATGGAATCCAGTTTTGGGGATCTTCGTTTATTGCGGGACCGCAAGGTGAAATATTGGCGCAAGCCTCACACGATAAAGAAGAAATCCTTATTGCAGAAGTTGATTTGGATTTACAGGAAAATGTACGTCAGAACTGGCCATTTTTTAGAGACAGAAGAATTGACGCTTTTGGCGATATTACTAAAAGAGCAATTGACTAA
- a CDS encoding agmatine/peptidylarginine deiminase — protein MSTTNNRRFPAEWEKQQGILLCFPHNGKDWPGKYEAIQWAFVEFIKKVATFEQVILVVADENQKEKVVGMLETAHVKIENVSFIIHKTNRSWMRDSGPIIVKNGTEREALNFNFNGWAKYKNFQLDKFVPSKVGEFLNIPVTQVMYKGKPVIVEGGAIDSNGRGTLLTSEECLMHPDIQVRNPNFTKADYEAVFKEYLGITNVIWLGNGIEGDDTHGHIDDLCRFVNEDTIVTIVETDPTDNNYKPLQDNLQRLQNAKLENGKSPIIVVLPMPKRLDFDGLRLPASYANFLILNKCVLVPTFNDSNDRKALNILSECFPDREIIGISATDFIWGFGTLHCLSQQIPE, from the coding sequence ATGAGTACAACCAATAATAGAAGATTTCCTGCTGAGTGGGAAAAACAGCAAGGCATTTTATTATGTTTTCCGCATAATGGTAAAGATTGGCCAGGAAAATATGAAGCTATACAATGGGCTTTTGTAGAATTCATTAAAAAAGTGGCTACTTTCGAACAAGTCATTTTAGTGGTGGCCGATGAAAATCAGAAAGAAAAAGTCGTTGGAATGTTAGAAACGGCTCATGTAAAAATCGAAAATGTTTCTTTTATAATTCACAAAACCAATAGAAGTTGGATGCGTGATTCGGGACCAATTATCGTAAAAAACGGAACCGAAAGAGAAGCATTAAATTTCAACTTTAATGGTTGGGCCAAGTACAAAAACTTTCAATTGGACAAATTTGTTCCTTCCAAAGTGGGCGAGTTTTTGAATATTCCTGTTACTCAAGTAATGTATAAAGGAAAACCGGTAATTGTTGAAGGTGGCGCGATTGATAGCAACGGAAGAGGTACTTTACTGACTTCGGAAGAATGTTTGATGCATCCAGATATTCAGGTTCGCAATCCAAATTTTACCAAAGCAGATTACGAAGCAGTTTTCAAGGAATATCTTGGAATTACCAATGTGATTTGGTTAGGAAACGGAATTGAAGGTGATGATACGCACGGTCACATCGATGATTTATGCCGTTTTGTAAATGAAGACACTATTGTAACTATTGTAGAAACAGATCCAACGGATAATAATTACAAACCGTTGCAAGACAATTTGCAACGTTTGCAAAACGCTAAACTGGAAAATGGTAAATCTCCTATAATTGTTGTTTTACCCATGCCAAAACGTTTGGATTTTGATGGCTTGAGATTACCTGCCAGTTATGCTAATTTCTTAATTTTGAATAAGTGTGTTTTGGTTCCTACTTTTAACGACAGCAATGATAGAAAAGCGTTGAACATCCTTTCAGAATGTTTTCCCGATAGAGAAATCATCGGAATTAGCGCTACTGATTTTATTTGGGGTTTTGGAACATTACATTGTTTGAGTCAACAAATTCCGGAGTAA
- the smpB gene encoding SsrA-binding protein SmpB translates to MLKTINIYNKRAKFDYEIIETFTAGIVLAGTEIKSIRLGKANITESFCEFSNNELFAINTYIEEYTFGNQFNHKARSERKLLLNKKELKGLAKSVQAKGLTVIPLKLFTNEKGMAKLQIGLCKGKKTYDKRESLKEQDTKRDLDRIKKSF, encoded by the coding sequence ATGCTAAAAACAATAAATATATACAACAAAAGAGCTAAATTCGATTATGAAATAATTGAAACATTCACTGCTGGGATTGTTTTGGCTGGAACTGAGATTAAATCAATCCGTTTAGGAAAAGCGAATATTACGGAGAGTTTTTGTGAATTTAGCAATAACGAACTTTTTGCAATCAATACTTACATTGAAGAATATACTTTTGGCAATCAATTCAACCACAAAGCAAGAAGCGAACGTAAGTTACTTTTGAATAAAAAAGAATTAAAAGGCCTTGCTAAAAGTGTTCAAGCAAAAGGACTTACCGTTATCCCTTTAAAATTGTTCACCAATGAAAAAGGAATGGCTAAACTACAAATTGGTCTTTGCAAAGGGAAGAAAACCTACGACAAACGCGAATCTCTAAAGGAACAAGACACTAAAAGAGATCTTGACAGAATAAAAAAATCATTTTAA
- a CDS encoding DUF3575 domain-containing protein, whose product MKKLLLIAILFFSIHSQSQTYVKVNALTTLLGVPNVGIETSIGKKSTFQLDILASPWKSVDGKPLQFYTFIPEYRYHFKEKYNGFYVGAHIGATAFNFQKWNYLNTDRYEKGFGYVIGATIGYQAKINDKFVLDCFLGGGNQQGFYHGYYLGTDERYETAKHWNKSGEWLPYRGGVMVSYRIN is encoded by the coding sequence ATGAAAAAATTATTATTAATTGCAATTCTTTTCTTTTCAATCCATTCCCAAAGTCAAACTTACGTAAAAGTAAATGCATTAACGACTTTATTAGGCGTGCCAAACGTGGGTATTGAAACCAGTATTGGCAAAAAATCGACTTTTCAATTAGACATTTTAGCCTCCCCGTGGAAGTCAGTAGACGGTAAACCGTTACAGTTTTATACTTTTATTCCGGAATATCGCTATCATTTTAAAGAGAAGTATAATGGTTTCTATGTTGGAGCACACATAGGTGCAACTGCCTTTAATTTCCAAAAATGGAATTATTTAAATACTGATAGATATGAAAAAGGATTTGGTTATGTCATAGGTGCAACAATTGGATATCAAGCTAAAATAAATGATAAGTTTGTATTAGACTGCTTTTTGGGAGGAGGAAATCAGCAAGGGTTCTACCATGGATATTATCTGGGAACTGATGAACGTTACGAAACCGCTAAGCATTGGAACAAAAGCGGAGAATGGTTACCCTACCGCGGTGGCGTTATGGTTTCTTATCGAATCAATTAA
- a CDS encoding NAD-dependent epimerase/dehydratase family protein: MQTILGANGIIGEELARELRNNYTDQIKLVGRNPQKVHPNDHLFKADLLNLESVVTALENTEIAYLTVGLPYDSEIWLRDWVIVMKNAIAACKKNNCKLVYFDNTCAYPQDSEIQTEETPLTSEGKKGRGKKLAAELLLKAIANKENEAVICRAPEFYGPGKTKGLTNSLIFENLKNGKETKVFLKDNVLRTLIFTPDASKAMALIGNTADTFGQTWHLPCDDNRLTYKQFIAEIGHQLGREIKYKVLPWLVLKIGSFFNKNLKETQELLPRYAIDNIFQSSKFKTRFPDFKVTKYSEGIRIILNDFKIN, translated from the coding sequence ATGCAAACGATATTAGGAGCAAACGGAATCATAGGAGAAGAATTAGCTCGCGAATTGCGAAATAATTATACAGACCAAATTAAATTAGTGGGACGCAATCCCCAAAAAGTCCATCCAAACGATCATCTTTTTAAAGCAGACTTACTCAATCTTGAAAGTGTTGTAACAGCACTTGAAAACACAGAGATTGCCTATTTGACAGTGGGACTTCCGTATGATTCTGAAATATGGCTTAGGGATTGGGTAATTGTAATGAAAAATGCAATCGCCGCCTGTAAAAAGAACAACTGCAAACTCGTGTATTTCGACAATACCTGCGCCTATCCTCAAGACAGCGAAATTCAAACCGAAGAAACTCCTTTAACTTCTGAGGGGAAAAAAGGAAGAGGAAAAAAACTGGCTGCTGAATTACTGTTAAAAGCCATTGCCAACAAAGAAAATGAAGCCGTGATTTGCAGAGCACCCGAGTTTTATGGTCCCGGTAAAACCAAAGGACTTACCAATAGTCTTATTTTCGAAAATCTTAAAAACGGAAAAGAAACTAAAGTATTTTTAAAAGACAATGTCTTACGTACACTTATCTTTACCCCTGACGCTAGCAAAGCCATGGCATTAATTGGCAATACAGCTGATACTTTTGGGCAAACTTGGCACTTACCTTGTGACGATAACCGATTAACCTACAAGCAATTTATTGCAGAAATCGGGCATCAATTGGGTAGAGAAATAAAATACAAAGTATTGCCCTGGCTCGTACTGAAAATAGGTTCTTTCTTTAACAAAAACCTTAAAGAAACACAGGAATTACTCCCACGTTATGCGATTGACAATATCTTTCAATCCTCAAAATTCAAAACTAGATTTCCAGATTTCAAAGTAACAAAGTATTCAGAAGGAATAAGAATAATTCTTAACGACTTTAAAATAAACTGA
- a CDS encoding GNAT family N-acetyltransferase, producing MLTINFTPFPNLETERLLLRRVNKDDVNEIFALRSNPETMKYIPRPLVKTNDDALEHIALIDAKIESNEGINWAITLKDNPKLIGIIGHYRIKPEHFRAEIGYMILPEYNGKGIVSEAVKEVVTYGFNEMKLHSIEAIIDPENFGSEKVLQKCGFVKEAHFKENEFYEGRFLDAVIYSILNK from the coding sequence ATGCTGACTATTAATTTTACTCCATTTCCAAATTTAGAAACCGAAAGATTACTGTTGAGACGCGTTAATAAGGATGATGTAAACGAAATTTTCGCTTTGCGTTCTAATCCAGAAACCATGAAATATATTCCTAGACCATTAGTGAAAACAAATGATGATGCCCTGGAGCATATTGCATTGATTGATGCTAAAATTGAATCCAACGAAGGGATAAATTGGGCGATTACGTTGAAAGATAACCCAAAACTAATAGGCATTATTGGTCATTATAGAATAAAACCCGAGCATTTTCGTGCTGAGATTGGCTATATGATACTTCCGGAATATAATGGAAAAGGGATTGTTTCTGAAGCTGTAAAAGAAGTTGTTACTTATGGTTTTAATGAGATGAAACTGCATTCGATTGAAGCTATAATTGATCCTGAAAATTTTGGATCTGAAAAAGTTTTGCAAAAATGTGGTTTTGTAAAAGAAGCGCATTTCAAAGAAAATGAATTTTATGAAGGACGTTTTTTAGATGCTGTTATTTACTCTATTTTGAATAAATAA
- a CDS encoding M1 family metallopeptidase, which yields MKNNFIKASFYLALFCGVSSLHAQDSKTSVSKYDYHDAFAPGFYTKNGTETRSASGQPGAKYWQNRADYQLTANLNDKNSEITGTETLTYTNNSPDKLAFLWMNVDQNLFKKDSRGNAVIPVNGSRNGADGEIFDGGHKIKSIKVIATIGGKAVEKEAKFTVVDTRMQIILPQELNGNGSSIKVKIDFSYISPKYGSDRTGVLDTKNGKIFTIAQWYPRMCVYDDVKGWNTLPYIGAGEFYLEYGDFDIAITAPSNHIVVCSGDLQNPSEVYTAEQQKRWAQAAASDKTVMIRTAAEVTSASSRPAGKSTLTWKFKIKNSRDVAFASSAAFIIDAAKINLPSGKKSMAISAYPVESEGQGAWGRSTEYTKTSIENYSKRWFEFPYPAATNVAGNEGGMEYPGIVFCGWESKGDNLWGVTDHEFGHGWFPMIVGSNERVFAWMDEGFNTFINSLSSVDFNNGEYKQPASDLHRSANTLTNSEMEPVFTAPDALKEANLGILAYYKPSAGLTMLREQILGKERFDYAFRTYTERWAFKHPTPDDFFRTMENVSGEDLNWFWRGWIINNWRFDQAVSKVKYIKNDPAKGAIITIDNLEKMPFPVILDIKSKSGKVTRVNLPVEIWERNKSWSFKSNTTEEIDTITLDPSHVFPDINTGNDTWTAGKGELEKEIVVALDAYLGTFSSKQIPVKLIFSDEDGVLIGKSEGQPNLNLVAAGNNKFVFAPAGLTIQFNESKSEFTLGVNGQSFLFTRDK from the coding sequence ATGAAAAACAACTTCATTAAAGCGTCATTTTATTTAGCTTTATTTTGTGGAGTTTCTTCGCTTCATGCGCAGGACTCAAAAACAAGCGTCTCAAAGTACGATTATCATGATGCATTTGCACCAGGATTTTATACTAAAAATGGAACGGAAACTCGTTCTGCAAGTGGTCAACCTGGAGCAAAGTATTGGCAAAACAGGGCTGATTATCAATTAACTGCAAATTTAAATGATAAAAACAGTGAGATTACTGGTACCGAAACCTTAACGTATACTAATAACAGTCCAGATAAATTAGCTTTTCTTTGGATGAACGTTGACCAAAATCTATTTAAAAAAGATTCGCGTGGAAATGCAGTTATTCCGGTTAACGGAAGTCGTAACGGAGCGGATGGTGAAATTTTTGATGGAGGTCACAAAATTAAATCAATCAAAGTTATTGCAACGATAGGAGGAAAAGCTGTTGAAAAAGAAGCGAAATTTACAGTTGTGGATACTCGAATGCAAATTATTTTGCCACAAGAATTAAATGGTAATGGGTCTTCAATTAAAGTAAAAATAGACTTCTCATATATTTCACCAAAATACGGTTCAGACAGAACTGGAGTTTTAGATACCAAAAATGGTAAGATTTTCACCATTGCTCAATGGTATCCTAGAATGTGTGTTTATGATGATGTAAAAGGATGGAATACTTTGCCTTACATCGGTGCAGGAGAGTTTTATTTAGAATACGGAGATTTTGATATTGCAATTACGGCACCGTCTAATCATATTGTAGTTTGTTCTGGTGACTTACAAAACCCATCAGAAGTGTATACAGCCGAACAACAAAAACGTTGGGCGCAAGCCGCTGCAAGTGACAAAACTGTAATGATTCGCACGGCAGCCGAAGTAACTAGCGCTAGCTCTCGTCCAGCAGGAAAATCGACTTTGACGTGGAAATTTAAAATTAAAAATTCTCGAGATGTTGCTTTTGCATCATCAGCTGCTTTTATTATTGATGCTGCCAAAATTAATTTGCCAAGCGGAAAAAAATCTATGGCAATTTCGGCTTATCCAGTTGAAAGTGAAGGTCAAGGTGCATGGGGCCGTTCAACCGAATATACCAAGACTTCCATTGAAAATTATTCAAAAAGATGGTTTGAATTTCCTTATCCTGCTGCCACAAATGTTGCCGGTAATGAAGGAGGAATGGAATATCCTGGAATTGTTTTTTGCGGATGGGAATCAAAAGGAGATAATTTATGGGGAGTAACTGATCACGAATTTGGTCACGGTTGGTTTCCAATGATTGTAGGCTCAAACGAACGTGTTTTTGCGTGGATGGATGAAGGTTTTAATACTTTTATTAATTCGTTAAGTTCGGTTGATTTTAATAATGGAGAGTACAAACAGCCTGCTTCCGATTTGCATCGTTCGGCTAATACGTTGACAAATTCTGAAATGGAGCCTGTTTTCACTGCACCTGATGCATTAAAAGAAGCAAACTTAGGTATATTGGCTTATTATAAACCAAGTGCTGGATTAACCATGTTGCGTGAACAAATTCTAGGAAAAGAGCGTTTTGATTACGCTTTTAGAACCTACACGGAACGTTGGGCTTTCAAACACCCAACTCCAGATGATTTTTTCCGTACGATGGAAAATGTCTCAGGAGAGGATTTAAACTGGTTTTGGAGAGGTTGGATTATTAACAACTGGCGTTTTGATCAAGCAGTTTCGAAAGTTAAATATATAAAAAATGATCCTGCAAAAGGAGCTATTATTACTATAGATAATTTAGAGAAAATGCCTTTTCCAGTAATCTTAGATATCAAGTCTAAATCTGGTAAAGTGACTAGAGTTAATCTTCCGGTGGAGATTTGGGAACGCAACAAAAGTTGGTCGTTCAAATCAAATACAACTGAAGAAATTGACACAATAACACTTGATCCAAGTCATGTTTTTCCAGACATTAATACTGGTAATGACACATGGACAGCTGGAAAAGGAGAATTAGAGAAAGAAATAGTTGTAGCACTAGATGCTTATTTAGGAACATTTTCAAGTAAACAAATTCCTGTAAAACTTATTTTTTCCGATGAAGATGGTGTTTTGATCGGGAAATCCGAAGGTCAGCCAAATTTGAATCTGGTTGCTGCAGGAAACAATAAATTTGTTTTTGCTCCCGCTGGACTTACTATTCAATTTAACGAAAGTAAAAGCGAATTTACACTAGGAGTTAACGGACAGAGTTTCTTATTTACAAGAGATAAATAA
- a CDS encoding histidine phosphatase family protein, protein MKKYLLIVAFFVLQVSFGQNTTTTYYFIRHAEKVDNSKNPDLSQTGLQRAKLWNEIFSEINLDAIYSTDFNRTLQTATPTATNKKISIIKYNPKTIDLESFKKETLGKKVLVVGHSNTIPNFVNQIIGQKIYFDINDTTFGNLYIVTINGDSINHQLLKLP, encoded by the coding sequence ATGAAAAAATATTTATTGATTGTTGCTTTTTTTGTTTTGCAAGTTAGTTTTGGACAAAACACTACAACCACTTATTACTTTATTCGCCATGCGGAGAAAGTTGATAATTCTAAAAATCCTGATTTATCTCAAACTGGTCTTCAAAGAGCCAAACTTTGGAATGAAATATTTTCAGAAATTAATCTAGATGCCATCTACTCTACTGATTTTAATAGAACTCTTCAAACCGCTACCCCAACAGCGACAAATAAAAAGATTAGTATTATAAAATATAATCCTAAAACTATAGACTTAGAATCATTCAAAAAAGAAACTTTAGGAAAAAAGGTATTGGTTGTTGGCCATAGCAATACTATTCCAAATTTTGTTAATCAAATTATCGGTCAAAAAATATACTTTGATATCAATGACACTACTTTTGGCAATCTTTACATCGTGACTATAAATGGCGATTCTATAAATCATCAATTATTAAAATTACCGTAA
- a CDS encoding Fic family protein yields the protein MKILLKNEREQKGLKTREVAQLLGIDQALISKFESGTRKPTREQVIKLASLLEIDLETIMVAWLKEKILYEIGQDEFALKALLVAEEEIRYQSKSLKKKISNTLQKILDEIDTLKTKLDSFRQFDSYRIAQALELEYTFESNRIEGNTMTLRETDLVINEGLTISGKSMREHLEVINHQEAIAYIKELVQKNSSINEREVLSIHNLILRGIHPEEAGRYRKVQVMIKGSTHMPPQPYMVAKEMEDFFIWYESNKSILHPIVLAAEIHERLVTIHPFIDGNGRTSRLVMNLVLLQHGYIIANIKGDYETRMKYYEALETAQTKNNKEDFLLFIAEKEKESLERYLSIIGQ from the coding sequence ATGAAAATACTACTCAAAAACGAAAGAGAACAAAAAGGACTCAAAACCAGAGAAGTGGCTCAACTTTTAGGAATTGATCAAGCCTTGATTAGTAAATTTGAAAGTGGCACTAGAAAACCCACTAGAGAGCAAGTTATAAAACTAGCATCGTTACTGGAAATAGATTTAGAAACAATAATGGTAGCTTGGCTAAAAGAAAAAATTCTTTATGAAATAGGTCAAGATGAATTTGCATTAAAAGCATTACTAGTTGCTGAGGAAGAAATAAGATATCAAAGTAAATCTTTAAAGAAAAAAATATCTAATACGCTACAAAAAATCTTAGACGAAATCGACACTTTGAAGACAAAACTGGATAGTTTTCGTCAATTTGACAGCTATCGAATCGCCCAAGCATTAGAATTAGAATACACTTTTGAAAGTAACCGTATCGAAGGAAATACTATGACGCTTCGGGAAACTGATTTGGTTATCAATGAAGGTTTAACTATTTCAGGGAAAAGTATGAGGGAACATCTTGAAGTGATTAATCATCAGGAGGCGATTGCATACATTAAAGAATTAGTGCAAAAAAATAGCTCCATAAATGAACGAGAAGTATTATCTATTCATAATTTAATTTTGAGAGGAATTCATCCCGAGGAAGCTGGAAGATACAGAAAAGTACAAGTGATGATAAAAGGAAGCACTCACATGCCACCGCAACCGTATATGGTCGCTAAGGAAATGGAAGATTTTTTCATTTGGTATGAAAGCAATAAATCAATTCTTCATCCTATCGTTTTGGCTGCCGAAATACACGAACGATTAGTAACCATTCATCCATTTATTGATGGAAACGGTAGAACATCTCGTTTAGTCATGAACTTAGTTTTATTGCAGCATGGCTACATCATTGCTAATATAAAAGGGGATTATGAAACTAGAATGAAATATTATGAAGCACTGGAAACAGCTCAAACTAAAAATAACAAAGAAGATTTTTTACTGTTTATCGCTGAAAAAGAAAAAGAAAGCTTAGAGCGGTATTTAAGTATTATTGGTCAATAA
- a CDS encoding Gmad2 immunoglobulin-like domain-containing protein encodes MKIKLTMLLFSLLLLACNKQNKDETESNENSVSSDTIEITKPIEPQKQIATVFSNEHFRQVTVEKIDGTKFHIQGQAQVWEANVSWVIEDGYNELKNGFTMTDAGAPEWGKFDFTIDIEKKEEYSTLTLILFEESAKDGSRTHELQIPLK; translated from the coding sequence ATGAAAATAAAATTAACAATGTTGTTATTTAGCTTGTTATTGTTAGCATGCAACAAACAAAATAAAGACGAAACGGAAAGCAATGAAAACTCGGTTTCCAGCGATACAATTGAAATAACAAAGCCCATCGAACCACAAAAACAAATAGCGACAGTCTTTTCAAATGAACATTTTCGCCAAGTAACGGTAGAAAAAATAGATGGAACTAAATTCCATATACAAGGACAAGCCCAAGTTTGGGAAGCAAACGTTAGTTGGGTGATTGAGGATGGATATAACGAATTGAAAAACGGATTTACAATGACCGATGCTGGCGCACCAGAATGGGGTAAATTTGATTTTACAATCGATATTGAGAAAAAAGAGGAGTATTCAACTTTAACTCTTATTCTGTTTGAAGAGAGCGCAAAAGATGGTAGCCGAACACACGAATTACAAATACCACTAAAGTAA
- a CDS encoding aldose 1-epimerase family protein codes for MKTVITNTFLTATIKSFGAELCSLKDTNNEEYLWEGNPDFWGKHSPILFPIVGTLKNNSYQYNNTEYHLSRHGFARDMEFQIIDKNENSATFSIKSSKETLKVYPFNFELQITYTLDNTSLSIEYKVINKGKLKMPFSIGAHPAFALSGNFENYAIEFEKEESLKYYLLENDLISNKTKTLELLNKQVTLNYPLFENDALIFKTLESNSVTILENAKPKFRVHFKDFPSLGIWTKMNAPFLCIEPWFGYSDTNESSGNLFEKEGIQILGANETFRSKFSIEIL; via the coding sequence TTGAAAACAGTAATTACAAATACTTTTTTAACCGCTACAATAAAGAGCTTCGGTGCTGAATTATGTTCTTTAAAAGATACTAATAACGAAGAATACTTATGGGAAGGAAATCCTGATTTTTGGGGCAAGCACTCTCCTATTTTGTTTCCAATTGTTGGCACATTAAAAAATAATTCCTATCAATATAATAATACAGAATATCATTTATCCCGACATGGATTTGCTCGAGATATGGAGTTTCAAATAATAGATAAAAACGAGAATAGCGCCACTTTTTCGATAAAATCATCTAAAGAAACATTAAAAGTCTATCCTTTTAATTTTGAATTACAAATAACCTATACTCTAGACAACACGAGTTTATCCATTGAATATAAAGTCATTAACAAAGGAAAATTAAAAATGCCGTTTTCTATTGGAGCGCATCCTGCTTTTGCTTTATCAGGTAATTTTGAAAATTACGCTATTGAATTCGAAAAAGAAGAATCTTTAAAATATTACCTTTTAGAGAATGATTTAATTTCAAATAAAACAAAAACGCTGGAGTTACTAAATAAACAAGTGACTTTGAACTATCCGTTATTTGAAAATGATGCTTTAATTTTTAAAACATTGGAATCTAATTCGGTGACCATTTTAGAAAATGCAAAACCAAAGTTCCGAGTTCATTTCAAAGATTTCCCTAGCTTAGGAATTTGGACAAAAATGAATGCCCCATTTCTTTGCATCGAACCTTGGTTTGGCTATTCAGATACTAATGAAAGTTCCGGAAATCTTTTTGAGAAAGAAGGAATCCAAATTTTGGGTGCCAATGAAACTTTTAGATCAAAATTTAGTATTGAAATCCTCTAA
- a CDS encoding DUF1853 family protein, with product MKTKTRIASIIKANCLDFSFTGLQTFDLSALNLTTDLEFQLPTNVRLGHLVEKIVSELIKASTNYKLLYENVQIIEDKKTIGEIDFIIQNENTKQLIHLELAYKFYLFDPSISSEPINNWIGPNRNDSLKEKLEKLKTKQFPLLYHNCAKSMFDTIVVDDVSQALCLLVSLFVPYDYKANFSPIYEKAIKGYYINMETFISLDNPSKTYYLPPKKEWGMDPAENEIWNHFNGIEKHITNAINEKQAPLCWQKDKNSYLEFFIVWW from the coding sequence ATGAAAACGAAGACAAGGATTGCATCAATAATAAAAGCGAATTGTCTAGACTTTTCTTTTACTGGTTTACAAACTTTTGATTTATCGGCATTAAACCTAACAACTGATCTGGAATTTCAACTGCCAACTAATGTAAGATTGGGACATTTGGTAGAAAAAATTGTTTCTGAATTGATTAAAGCGTCTACCAACTACAAACTACTTTATGAAAATGTTCAAATAATTGAAGATAAAAAAACCATTGGCGAAATTGATTTTATTATTCAAAATGAAAATACAAAGCAGTTAATCCATCTGGAGTTAGCTTATAAGTTTTATCTGTTTGACCCAAGCATTTCTTCGGAACCAATAAATAATTGGATTGGTCCAAATAGGAATGATTCATTGAAAGAGAAATTAGAAAAATTAAAAACAAAACAATTTCCTTTATTATACCATAATTGTGCTAAATCAATGTTTGATACTATTGTAGTTGACGATGTTTCTCAAGCGCTGTGTTTATTAGTTTCCTTGTTCGTTCCTTACGATTATAAAGCCAATTTTAGCCCTATTTATGAAAAAGCCATAAAAGGCTACTATATAAACATGGAAACTTTTATAAGCCTTGATAATCCATCAAAAACTTATTATCTACCTCCAAAAAAGGAATGGGGAATGGATCCAGCTGAAAACGAAATTTGGAACCACTTTAATGGTATAGAAAAGCACATTACCAATGCTATTAATGAAAAACAAGCACCATTATGTTGGCAAAAAGACAAAAATTCCTATTTAGAATTTTTTATTGTTTGGTGGTAG